From a single Erpetoichthys calabaricus chromosome 1, fErpCal1.3, whole genome shotgun sequence genomic region:
- the chkb gene encoding choline/ethanolamine kinase, with amino-acid sequence MQAGLRESEHAAGIISRATALTDVDSEAESHLDGRSEEVDKETRSRAYTWCKEFLAGSWKLISENDFEIDIVSGGLSNLLYVCSLPEHVLSVGDEPRQVLLRIYGAILQDVDSIVLESVMFAILAERALGPRLYGVFPQGRLEQYIPSRRLMTHELSIPETSAEIAVKMSRFHGMVMPFNKEPKWLFRTIERYMKQILTLKFTREAHIKKFNKLMKYNLQDEMKILRAMLEATPSPVVFCHNDVQEGNILLLANQDVSSSEKLMLIDFEYSSYNYRGFDIGNHFCEWVYDYTYNQWPFFKANPENYPNRQQQLHFIRHYLSEYAVNNANIAHEDQAKIEEEMIIESNRFALASHFMWGLWSIIQAKLSTIEFGYMDYALCRFNAYFRQKALFA; translated from the exons ATGCAGGCGGGGCTACGTGAAAGCGAGCACGCAGCGGGCATTATTTCTCGAGCGACTGCCCTTACGGATGTAGACTCCGAGGCAGAGTCCCACTTGGACGGACGTTCAGAAGAGGTGGACAAGGAAACCAGGAGCCGGGCTTACACTTGGTGTAAGGAATTTCTCGCTGGGTCCTGGAAGCTCATCTCCGAGAACGATTTTGAGATCGACATTGTCAG TGGAGGATTAAGTAATCTGCTGTACGTGTGCTCTCTGCCAGAGCATGTTCTAAGTGTTGGAGATGAACCTCGCCAAGTGCTTCTCAGAATTTATGGAGCCATTTtgcaa GATGTTGATTCCATTGTGCTAGAGAGTGTGATGTTTGCTATTTTGGCAGAGCGAGCACTGGGTCCACGGTTATATGGAGTTTTTCCACAGGGACGGTTAGAACAATACATTCCA AGCAGACGGTTGATGACACATGAGCTAAGTATCCCTGAGACTTCAGCGGAGATTGCTGTAAAGATGTCTCGATTCCATGGAATGGTTATGCCCTTCAACAAGGAACCAAAATGGCTTTTTCGGACCATAGAAAG aTACATGAAGCAAATTCTGACACTAAAATTCACAAGGGAAGCCCATATTAAAAAATTTAACAAACTGATGAAGTACAATCTGCAAGATGAAATGAAAATCCTAAG AGCAATGCTGGAGGCAACTCCCTCACCAGTAGTATTCTGTCATAATGATGTTCAAGAAG GTAACATTCTACTGCTTGCGAACCAAGATGTGAGCTCCAGTGAAAAGCTTATGCTGATAGATTTTGAATACAGTAGTTATAATTACAG AGGTTTTGATATTGGAAACCATTTTTGCGAATGGGTTTATGACTACACCTACAATCAGTGGCCATTTTTTAAAGCTAACCCAGAGAATTACCCAAATAGGCAGCAACAG CTGCATTTTATTCGTCATTACCTATCAGAATATGCTGTAAACAATGCAAATATAGCACATGAAGATCAAGCAAAAATTGAAGAAGAAATGATCATAGAATCCAATAG atTTGCGTTGGCTTCACATTTTATGTGGGGTTTATGGTCTATTATACAGGCTAAATTATCGACTATAGAGTTTGGGTACATG gacTATGCCCTGTGTCGATTTAATGCTTACTTCCGGCAGAAAGCTTTGTTTGCTTAG